The following are encoded together in the Bubalus bubalis isolate 160015118507 breed Murrah chromosome 14, NDDB_SH_1, whole genome shotgun sequence genome:
- the TLDC2 gene encoding TLD domain-containing protein 2 isoform X2 — MKSLRCWRYTRLPSQVEDALSGEEDKEEEEEKEEETTPAPTPVPECPVVPQLAGASQVLGASEMSQLSLHLPPRVTGYSWSLAFCTSRDGFSLQSLYRQMEGHSGPVLLVLRDQDGQVFKWTGSNSFFVKGDLDSLMMGCGSGRFGLWLDGDLHRGGSYPCATFNNEVLARQEQFCINELEAWVLS; from the exons ATGAAAAGTCTCCGCTGCTGGCGTTACACTCGGCTG CCCAGCCAGGTGGAGGATGCTCTGTCTGGGGAGGAGgacaaggaagaggaggaggaaaaggaggaggagacaacCCCAGCCCCAACTCCGGTTCCCGAATGCCCCGTGGTGCCCCAGCTGGCAGGAGCCAGCCAGGTTCTGGGAGCCTCAGAAATGAGTCAG CTCAGTCTTCATCTGCCCCCAAGAGTCACTGGATACTCCTGGAGCCTGGCCTTTTGCACATCAAGGGACGGCTTCAGTCTGCAGAGCCTGTACAGGCAGATGGAGGGCCACAGCGGGCCGGTGCTGCTGGTGCTGAGAGACCAGGATGGCCAG GTCTTCAAGTGGACAGGAAGCAACTCTTTCTTTGTGAAAGGCGACTTGGATTCTCTGATGATGGGCTGTGGCAG TGGCCGCTTTGGGCTGTGGTTGGATGGAGACTTGCACCGTGGGGGGAGCTACCCCTGTGCGACCTTCAACAATGAGGTGCTGGCCCGGCAGGAGCAGTTCTGCATCAACGAGCTGGAGGCCTGGGTCCTGAGCTGA
- the TLDC2 gene encoding TLD domain-containing protein 2 isoform X1, whose product MKSLRCWRYTRLPSQVEDALSGEEDKEEEEEKEEETTPAPTPVPECPVVPQLAGASQVLGASEMSQLSLHLPPRVTGYSWSLAFCTSRDGFSLQSLYRQMEGHSGPVLLVLRDQDGQMFGAFSSSALRLSKGFYGTGETFLFSFSPQLKVFKWTGSNSFFVKGDLDSLMMGCGSGRFGLWLDGDLHRGGSYPCATFNNEVLARQEQFCINELEAWVLS is encoded by the exons ATGAAAAGTCTCCGCTGCTGGCGTTACACTCGGCTG CCCAGCCAGGTGGAGGATGCTCTGTCTGGGGAGGAGgacaaggaagaggaggaggaaaaggaggaggagacaacCCCAGCCCCAACTCCGGTTCCCGAATGCCCCGTGGTGCCCCAGCTGGCAGGAGCCAGCCAGGTTCTGGGAGCCTCAGAAATGAGTCAG CTCAGTCTTCATCTGCCCCCAAGAGTCACTGGATACTCCTGGAGCCTGGCCTTTTGCACATCAAGGGACGGCTTCAGTCTGCAGAGCCTGTACAGGCAGATGGAGGGCCACAGCGGGCCGGTGCTGCTGGTGCTGAGAGACCAGGATGGCCAG ATGTTTGGGGCCTTCTCCTCCTCGGCCCTTCGACTCAGCAAAGGCTTCTATGGTACTGGCGAgaccttcctcttctccttctctccaCAGCTGAAG GTCTTCAAGTGGACAGGAAGCAACTCTTTCTTTGTGAAAGGCGACTTGGATTCTCTGATGATGGGCTGTGGCAG TGGCCGCTTTGGGCTGTGGTTGGATGGAGACTTGCACCGTGGGGGGAGCTACCCCTGTGCGACCTTCAACAATGAGGTGCTGGCCCGGCAGGAGCAGTTCTGCATCAACGAGCTGGAGGCCTGGGTCCTGAGCTGA